The DNA sequence GGCCTCCACCGGTCCATTTGACCCACTGGCCAAATGATGAGGTCTACTCATTGTGAAGCCATTTAATCACATGATCATATTCCAACAAATTTGGGTTAGCTATACTTCACTAGTTTGAAGTTTTGGTTTCTTATGCTTTTGATTTAGGCTTGGTTGTGAAGCTTTGATGTCCTTTTATGGAAATTAATTTTGTTTCCTAGTCattgtttagggtttaggaatgCAAACAAGTTCGAGTATATCAGCCACTCTACCTCCATCAGCAGTCGAATGTACAAATTGCACTCCTGCGCTGTCACAGGCTCACAGCTGATGATGAACCCAGTggtgttttcttctttttcaatgaAAGCTAGACAACCAGCAAGCTGGTAGTATTCAGTGTGAAAGAAAATGAGGCATTTAGGTGCTGTATCAAGCTCGGTTTTCCTTCTTGATCTACTGGAAGAGGATTTTCTTTTGGATGTAATCAAGTTGGGAGCCATAAAACTAGGAATGTGTTCAAAAGAAAACAAGCCATATCACTTATAAATGTAATAGCATTTACAACATTGAGTCAATGAAAAAACTATAAACAGAATCCAGAACTCAAATGTTATGGAGAAGTAACAATAATCAAATTTGAAAAGGTATGTTACAAAGAGCTAGCGAAACAGAAAGTTTGAAGAAAAGTGGCTGATGGTGTCCTAGATATGTATTTCATCAATTTTGGCTCATATTGACACACATCAGTGATAGAATTTCATTGGGAATTCAAATCCTAGTTCCTTCTCTAACTCTTTAAGGATAGCAAGGTATTATATATGGTTTGACTGCTAAATTAGTTGAGCATAACCATCAGAAGGCCTTTCTACAAATAATTGTTGAGCAAAAATTGTAAATTAATATACCCAACACAATTTTGCTCTATCTTATTGACAAAATAGAGCTTTTATTATGtcaggttcgacccattcaagataacaataatttcttaattacaatccctcaCTTTAAGGGAAAACCCTTTGATTCCAAGCACAAAGTTAACATATGgagatgtgtgtgtttgtgaaAAATTGCGGCTGCACCTGGGTTGTTTTAcaggttgcctacgtaccccagAAGGGATCAAGCCATTCGTAGTTCAAGTTTTCATGGCTTTGGAGTTTCAACAGGTAGATGACCTATCGAAACAATTCTGGTTaggtgtttgggtgaatttggTTTTAAAAGAATCAGGGATTCGGTTTACGTTGTGGTTGCATCCAGATTTAAatccagattgcctacataccctgtgaagggatcaaaccattgtagttcataaattttgggaatttgggatttttcttggttttgtgcCAAAGGGATATTTTTTGGTTCCGGAGCATTTTTTTACGAAACCAAAGGCTGGGTATTTGGAAATGGAACCCATAGCGTCATGCTTCGCCGAATTCTTCCAACGGGCCCAAATTTTGAAATGGGCTTCTTTTGTATCCTCACGAATCACATTCTCCGATTCATGAAGCTCTCTTAACCTCACATTCAATCCGGGGACTTTGATGCACCGAGTGAACTCCGAGGCTCGATTATAGAATCCGGAGACACGCATAAACTTTTATTTTGGGTATCAAATTTTCTATGGACAGCCATAAACTTCTCAGAAGCCCAAAGCGTCTCACAGGCCTAGTTGCTATCTTTTTTCacttattcttttatttttcttttctcacagCTGCTTTTTACTTCAATCTCCATCATCCCCAAACCCAGGTGAACACGGACTTGGTGCGTCATTCTTGCCAAGCCAAAGCGGAGATGGATTTGGAGACAGAAATCCATTTGGCGATGGAGTTAAAGATGGGGCCACGACCATATTCTTGTCCCAAAAGGATTTCAGAGCCTGCAATTGAGATTTCTGCACACAAATTGGGTGAGGATCTCGTTCTTTATCTCACTCATTCGTTTGATTTGGTGTACAGCAAAAATGAAACTTTCTTTTTGATCCTCTCCATCAGTGACTCTGGGCTTTGAATTTTGTCTTCTGGTGTTGAAATTTAACCGCGGTGAGTTCGAACAAGGCAATAGTGCAGCTTTTACTTTGGGTTGCCAGCGAATTGAAAGCAAGGCTCTTGGCTTTGACTCCAGGTGCGTGTGTGAGTTAGAGAGATTCTTTGCTTCTACCGACGAGCTTCAatcaattttctttcattttcttatgTTTCCTCCTTCCGCAGGTGCTATAAGGAAGCCATACATAGACTATTGCTGACATCGAGAGTAAGTTTTGTTATCAGAACATtcactttcttctctttctttttgcttTGTACTGTTGTCAATGAATTGTCTTATTCACCTTGATTACAATTAATTGAAGCCTCATATTCAAACCTAAAGCCACCGCCAAAAGATTCCTGCATAGCTTTGATAATTATTTCAAAGCTTTTAGTATTACTGCACCTTgccattttgtcttcattttttccCTATGGCAACACCTCATCAAGCTTGTAACTTGTGCAATTGTCAATTAagccttttgttttgttctcaGCTTAATTAAGCTTTCTCACATGGCCTGCAACATTGCCAGAACTTCCATTGCCTTGGACACCTTGTTAATTAAGCTTTTGTCTTATGCATATAGCTTAATTAAATTATCTTGTGGTCTGCAACATCACCAGaatactcattctttgtttttaatATTACTTTGTGCTTTTATGGATTTCTGGGATTGCTTTGTTGACATTGACCACGACTTGGGTTAAAGCGTCATCTCTATAAAAGGATGCCACTGCCAGAGacttttgttatttattttttatgaccGCACCGCTCCGATCTTTTGCATCAAAAACTTGCTGCAGCCCCCTGGAAGAAGTTGAAATTAGCTTTGATATATGCCTTGCACTTCAACACATCTTTGACAAACAGAGTGCCAATTTGTCTTGTGCACTTAAATAGAGtttcaagtttttatttttcattccacCACTAAGCTTTcaactttctttcttctcttgacGCGCTGTACCCACGAACACATGCTTGTCACTTGCTTTTGTCAGCCTCGCTATACTTGTGCAATTTGATGGAACTCTCTCCTCTGCAAATGCCACCAGAACATCATTCtcgctttcttttcttttgtatctTTTGCTTTGTACTTTGGTAACCTCTGTAATCGACATTTGATCTCATTTGTTCAATGAAGACGTTGCCTTTCATTTGTATTACCAAGTGCTGCGATCTCAAGGCTTTTGTTAACTTGACAAaaccttattattattatttttttatgcagGTACAAAACAAGTACAAGAGCTGTGGTGTCATAAATTTCAGAGTTCCAGACTTTTGATTTCAACGGTGAGTCTTCCGCCCTTCTCTTTTAGTTTCTTtgcaccaaaaacaaaacaacttcTTTGTGCTTTGTCAACTCCCATTGCTGCAACTTTAAGGATTTTAAATTTGATAAACCCTTTTATGCAGGTATAAAAGGCGAAGACAGCAACTGCAGTCAAGACTCCATAGTTTCAATTTGAGGGTGAGTCTGACTATTTAgactttgtttatttttattttttgtgtgttATTTGAGTTGGTGCTCTTGGGAAGAAAGCATGGAATTTGGGACAGGCTATATGGTATGGTGGTTTGAAAAAGAGACTAGGGAGGAAGGGAAATTGCTCGTATTGGTGTTTCAAAAGGCAGGTCTTTTTAATTTGAGGGACTATTCTGTTTGTAGACCATCGGAGATGCTGCTTCGGTATATTCATCGGGACGTTGCCCGGCATGAGTCAATGAGACGTTGCCCGGCATGGTTCATCGGGACACTGCCCGACatgttcatcgggacgctgcccgacATGGTTCATCTGGATGCTGCCCGGCATGGTTCATCtggacgctgcccggcatgttCATCTGGACGCTGCCCGACATGTTCATCtggacgctgcccggcatggttcatcgggacgctgcccggcatggttcATCGGAGACGCTGCCCCGACATGTTTTCCTTTTGCAAAAACCTGTGAACACAAAGAAAGTGGAGATCATGGAAGGGAGGGAGTCTCAACCTTTGTGGTGAACTTCACGCTGTTGGGTTCTTCTTGCTTGTAGCAGAGCGTCTGCTatcttctcctctttttctCTGTGTCCTCCGTGTCAATATTGCTAGCTTTATATAGTGGACCGATGGAGAGAATAATGTGAATGTTGTTGACTTCCACATGAAATGAAATAGCTAGAGTCTCCTTTCTTCAAGGCTCTTTGAAGATGAATTGTCCTTATCTTTGATTGAGACGTTCTCCTGCTactcctattctttctctctctttttttttatcattatttggCTGGAACTTTGTCTTGTATAATAAAGAAAGCTACCAGCAAAGTGTAGCACGTCATTATGGAATTTTGCTCCTGTTTGGCCTCATATGCTCatta is a window from the Rosa chinensis cultivar Old Blush chromosome 2, RchiOBHm-V2, whole genome shotgun sequence genome containing:
- the LOC112184493 gene encoding uncharacterized protein LOC112184493, whose translation is MDLETEIHLAMELKMGPRPYSCPKRISEPAIEISAHKLVTLGFEFCLLVLKFNRGEFEQGNSAAFTLGCQRIESKALGFDSRCYKEAIHRLLLTSRVQNKYKSCGVINFRVPDF